The genomic interval AAGTAATGAAACTTTCTCAAATTGAGCTGCTGCGGTATCGCTCTTTGATCTCAGTTTCATCTCAAAAGAGTTGTTCAAACTGAACGAAATAATACTGGTTGCCTGTCCATTACTTACTCCAACTCCAACACCATTGAAACGCGACAAATTCTTGGTATCGCCAGCTGCATTATATCTTACTCTCTGATAAAAACCATAGGTGGAAGATGTAAAATCTGGTGTGTAACTATAAGTAAGTGATGGAATTACGGTATGCCGGATCGCTTCAAGCCTTTTCCCGCCAAAAACAAATGTCCCATAGAAACGTGTATTCAATCCTCCACCAAAGGAATAAGAGTATTGCGTCCCGGGTTTATTAAGCGTATCAATCCTCACATTGTTTCCACCAACGTAAGTGTATTGGTATTGTTTGGTATAAACCTGCCCCTGTAGTGACATACTGGGCGTCAGATTAATAAAACGTAGAATTTTAAAGTTGGGAAGTGAAATTGGAATACTGTAAGTACCGGTAAACTGCGCATCTTTAAATATTTCAGACAAATTGTCAACATTAAAAGCTACTGTGGTATCCTGGCCTACACGGTTTTTATCTACCCTTAAATTTCTCACCCTGAAACCCAGGCGCGTGTAAGAAGTATCTATAGCGGAAAGTACGTTGGTAAGCCCGTAATTCCCATTAAAATCCATTCCAAGACGGAAACTTTCGAACCAGCGGCCACGACCACCATTCATAGCAAAAGGTGCGATCTGATTTACACCAAAACTGAAATCCGAGGAAATATTGGTTACACCACCAGTTTTTCGAGCAGGTACTGAATTAGGAACATTTTGTCCAAAGTTCTGATTGACACGTAAACTTGCTGCACCACGCAGGTACTGGCCCATTGTCCGGTTGTATTGAACTGAAGAACTTGCCACATTGGATATATATTTTTGGGTTTCTAATACCTGATTCTGATTATAGGTATTACTGGTAATATTGACATTGGCAGAAAATGTGGAATTTCCGCGAGCTTTTGGAGCATGCGACCAGACCAGGCTGAAATCGTTGGTTGTTCCAATGTTTGCACCTCTTTTAACTTCATCACTGGAACGGTTCCTGGCGACTCTTAAAGCAAAATTTCCATTATACTGGTAACGCCTGGAATAGGTAGATGCAACTCCTAAGCCCCAGCTGCCTGAGGTATAGATCTGCCCGGTTACCTGCGCATTAATAAATTCACTGATTGCGAAGTAATAACCTCCGTCCCTCAAATAAAACCCTCTTCCGTTGGGCTCTTCACCATAAGTTGGGAAAAGTATTCCGGACGTACCGATTTCCTTTTTCTTGGGGAAAGGGAAAAAACCAAAAGGCAAAGCTATTGGCAGAGGAACATCACTGATGACGAGATTGAACGGCCCGGAAATAACCTGCTTCTGGTTAACCATCTTAATCTTCGGCGCATTGATGTAATAATGCGGATGCGTAAGATTACAGGTCGTATACATCGAATGATTGATGTAAAAATTTCCTTCCGTGTCTTTTTTTACTTTTTCTCCCCGGATATTTCCGTCACCTTCGGAGGTAACAATTCCCTGGATTAAGGCTTTTTTGGACTTGAAATTATAGCGGATTTCCTTTGTGTTATAAGTTTGTGCACCATCCTGAAAAATAGGGTCTCCGGTCATTTTTTTTGCCGTCGAATCATAAGTTCCTATGGCGTATACTTCATTCGTGATCCAGTTAAGCCGGATGTAACTTGCTTTTAAGTTAATTGTTCCATAATTTACTTCTGCGTTTCCGTATAAATGAACCTGCTTTACAGCAACATCCATAATCGTGGAATCCTCAGCTGTATATTTTACAACATTTTCAAGATCATCCGGAGAAGAAAGTGTATCAGAAGCAGTGGAGTCGGCAGATATTACCAATCCGTTTTTTGTACGTATTGAATCTGCCACCGAAGTAGCAAGTTTGGTGGAATCGGAGGAAATAGTATCCGGTTTGGCAGGTATACGGCCAACATCCGCTTTTTTAGCAGCCCCCTCAGAAACCTTGGCAGTGCCAGGATTTTTTCCGGATCGCTTTGAGCGTTGCTGTATACATCCCACCGTGCCGATTAAAAGAAACGCCACAAGTCCCAGCGATATAATAATCGCCTTTCTTTTCAGTTCTAACAAATAGAGTATTTTTGCATAATAATTCAAAATTAGTTGAGAAACCTCTAAAGAATTACGTCGTAACTAAAAAATAATGTTAAAAATTCTTAAAACCATAATTGCAGCCTCTTTATTACTGGTCAGTCTTGCTTTTGTTATTCATGAAAAACCGGTTGTAGCAAGAGTCGATACTAAAGTGAATACCGTCGTTATTGATGCTGGCCATGGAGGTAAAGATCCGGGAACCAGAGGCAGTGTTGCCAGAGAAAAAGACGTGGCATTAAAAGTTGCATTGGAACTTGGCCGTAAAATCAAGGAAGAAGATCCTGATGTAAAAGTTCTTTATACACGCTCCACCGATGTCTTTATTGAATTAGGTGAACGCTCTGCATTTGCAAACCGAAATAACGCTGATCTTTTTATTTCTATTCATTGTAACGCTACTCCACGGTCCAGTGGTGCAAGGGGAACAGAAACGTATGTAATGGGTTTGCATAAAACAGAAGGAAACCTTGAAGTGGCAAAGCGTGAAAACTCTGTAATATTGCAGGAAACTAATTACAAACAAAAGTATAAGGGATTTGATCCTAATTCTCCTTTGGCACATATTATGCTTGCAAATTACCAGAGTGCATTCATATACAGTAGTTTAAAGTTTGCTGATTATGTGGAAAAAAAGTTTCGTACAGTTTCTGAACGGGAAAGCCGGGGAGTAAAACAAGCAGGATTTCTGGTGTTATGGCGGGCCGCAATGCCAAGTGTACTGATTGAAACGGGATTCTTGTCTTCGTCGAATGAAGAAAGGTACCTGAATTCGGAAGAAGGCCAGGAAGAAGTAGCAAAATCAATTTATCAGGCTTTCAAAATTTATAAAAAAGAGATGGATCAGTGATCCGTTAGCTAATTATATTGATATACCAATTGCGAATCAAATTAATTTAGGCGAACTTAAACTTACACCAACTGCTTAATATAGCTGTAGGCTTATGCCGGGAGCAATTTTTACTTAGTCCATGAAAATATCAAAAGAAGTGAAGGTGGGGATAATGGCAATATTTGCTATTGTATTATTATACCTCGGCTTTCATGTACTCAAAGGTTCTGATGTCTTTTCCAGAACATACAAATATTATGTCATATATGATAACATTGATGGACTTACAGCATCCAATCCTGTTTTGCTCAATGGCCTGAACGTGGGCCGTGTACAGGGAATAACGCTTTTACAGAATCGTCAGAACAAGCTTTTGGTCACAATTGATGTTCAGAAAGGAATTGTTCTGCCAGAAGGTACACTTGCAACTTTAGCTGATGGGGGATTACTTGGAGGCAAAGTTATCCACATTACAATGGGTACATCTACCCGGTTTCTGACTGATAATGATACACTTATCGGATCAAAAGAAGCAGGTATTTCAGCATTATTACAGGAAAAAGCTTTGCCACTGGTAACCCATGCAGATTCTCTTGTCCGGAACCTTGACGTAGTTGCTGCCGGATTTAAAGAAACCGGACTGATACTGAATCAGGTGTTGAAGAACTACGACCAGACGGGAAATAGTTTACAAGGATTATTAAGCGAAAACCGCAAAAATCTGCTGGCAATGACCACCAATCTTAATGCACTTTCTGCTTCATTAATTGAAACCGAAAAAGAGCTTAAACCTTTGCTGGCAAAAACAGGAACACTCGCTGATTCATTAAATGCACTGCGATTAGGAGAAACTGTACAAAGTGCCAACAAGACGATCGGAGAGCTGCGGCAGATACTGGCGGGTGTACAAGCAGGAAAAGGCACAGCTGGTAAACTGGTCACTGATCAAACACTTTATGACAATCTGAACAGAACTATGATCAGTCTAAATAAACTGATGACTAATTTCCGGGAACACCCAAAACGCTATGTTCACATATCTGTTTTTGGAAAAAAGGAAACAGGACCTGCTGAGTCTGTGCTGGATACAGCTACACAAATCAGGTAAACACACGCTGCCAGTTACTGTTTTTCGTTATTTTGCTTAAAGAAAATAGTAAATAAAATTCTTATGCTGATAAAAGAGCCGAAGAAATGAAGCACAAGTACGCTGGCAAAAAATGAAAATATTCCCCAGGCACTTATTTACGAGGTGATGGACGGACAGCCTTCGTATTATAGAGGATATAAAGATGTGTTAAATAATAAAAAATCACTTAATGATATTATTGGAAGTAGTGGATTGCAGTCTTTTATAATTCAGTATATCCTTGAAATATTATACATCAGAGTTGGACGCAAATTATATCATTTTTTAACATAGGGCAATATTTACAGGATGAGGGGATAAAAGTGGAAACAAATTTTTAAATCTTTCTTTTCAGTAATAAAAAACAAGTCGTTTGCTTACGGGCAGGCGACTTTTTATTTTTGGGCTGTTCATTTAAACTTTCATCAGGAACTATGCCGAATCAGGAAACAATGCAGGAATTGTTGCAAACCCTCGACCTGAAATATGAACAGGTAAAACTGGGTGGAGGTAAAAAAAGAATAGAAGCGCAACATCAGAAGGGCAAGCTCACTGCCCGGGAAAGAATAGATTATTTAATTGATACAGGTTCATATTTTTTAGAAATTGGTGCATTTACAGCTGATGGCATGTATGCAGACGAAGGTGGCTGCCCCTCTGGTGGCGTTGTTGCAGGAATTGGCTATGTATCCGGCAAGCAATGCCTGATTGTGGCAAATGATGCTACCGTAAAAGCAGGCGCATGGTTTCCGATTGCTGCAAAGAAGAATCTGCGTGCTCAGGAAATTGCCATGGAAAACCGTCTGCCGGTTATTTATCTGGTAGACAGCGCAAGGGTGTACTTACCAATGCAATCCGAAGTATTTGCTGATAAGGAGCATTTTGGGCGTATTTTCAGAAATAACGCCAGAATGTCTTCCATGGGGATTGTGCAAATTGCTGCAATTATGGGAAGTTGTGTTGCAGGCGGTGCTTATCTGCCGGTCATGTCCGATGAAACTTTTATAGTGGAAGGTACAGGATCTGTTTATCTGGCAGGGCCATATTTAGTTAAATCGTCAGTTGGAGAGGATGTAGATAGCGAAACGCTTGGCGGTGCTTCCATGCATTGTGAAATATCAGGGGTAACCGACAATAAATTTCCGGATGATAAATCGTGCCTGGATGCTATAAAGAGACATATTGATAAAATCGGTGAACCTGAGAATGCCGGTTTTAATCGTAAACCAACAATATCCCCGGCCCGGGTTGCTGATGAAATATATGAGATTCTGCCAACCGACCGGCTGAAACCTTATGATATGCTCCATATCCTGGAGTGTATCACCGATGCATCAGAAATTGACGAATACAAACCAGATTATGGCAAAACCCTAATTTGTGCCTATGCCCGGGTTGACGGATGGGCAGTTGGAATAGTTGCGAATCAGCGCAAGGTAGTCAGGTCCGGAAAAGGCGAAATGCAGATGGGCGGCGTAATTTATGGGGAATCTGCGGATAAAGCGGCTCGCTTTATCATGAATTGTAACCAGAAAAAATCCCGTTAATATTCTTTCAGGATGTAACCGGTTTTATGGTAGGAAGCCGTGCTGAACAGGGTGGAATTATTAAAGATGGTGCCAAGATGGTCAATGCCGTGGCAAATTCTATAGTTCCTAAATTTACCTTCATTGTGGGTAATTCATATGGTGCAGGAAATTATGCCATGTGCGGAAAAGCATATGACCCTCGATTGATATATGCATGGCCAACGGCGCAAATGGCAGTAATGAGCGGAGTAACAGCAGCAAAAACATTACTTCAGATCCAAACAGCAACTTTAAAAGCAAAAGGTGAAATAATTACACCCGAAGCTGAAAAACAGCTTTTAGATGAAATTACAGATAGGTATAACGAGGAATTGTCTCCTTATTTTGCTGCTGCGAGGCTTTGGGTTGATGGAATTATTGATCCCGTTGAAACCAGGAGAATAATTTCAATGGGAATAGAAGCTGCAAACCAGTCACCAATCGAAAGAGCATTTAATGTTGGTGTAATGCAGGTTTAGCAGGTTAAAACACAAAAAGCCGTCCATTTGGACGGCTTTTTGTGTTTACTTTATTATTCATGGGCTAATTAAGCTTCTCTTATTTCAAGAAGCATTTCATCAGTAATATTATTTTTTTCCTTAAAATCGGAAACGGTTTCTACAAATGATGTGTGCAGTCCTTCAATATTTTCCAGGTTTTTATAAGCACCGTCATATATTGTGGCAATTGATTTCTCAAGTTCCTGAATATTAAGGTTCATATTTTCAGTTTCAATCTGGCCTATCTTCTTAATTACGGCAGTTTCGCTATTTTTTAAATCTTCGAGTTCGCGAAGAATTTTTTCCATTGACTTAAATTTCTCGATCTTATCCATAACTTCTTATTTAATGTTGTTAGCAATAGTTAAAATATCATGCCATCAACTTATTGGATTCTGATATGCATTGATTATCATCAGTTTTTATAATTAGAAAGTGGATTGCCCGGTAAATTCTCATACCAATTTCCTTTGTTTTTTATGGATAGAAATACAGTTAAATGGATATTGTCTTTACTATATATCCTTGCCGGATTTGAGGTTTTTGGACAATCCGGCGGAAAAAATATTCCCGAAGCTTTAACCAATTGGAAAGGTTTTGAAAAACATGAGTTCGAATTCGAAAACCGAAATGCGTGGTATGTAAAACCTAATCAGGCGCTGCCCGGAAATCCGTGGGTTTGGCGCGCACATTTCCCTACCTGGCATACGGAAATGGATAGTATCCTGCTTACCCGTGGCTTTCATATTGTTTATGTGAATACGAATGACATGTTTGGTCATCCCAAAGCCATGCAGGT from Dyadobacter sp. NIV53 carries:
- a CDS encoding putative LPS assembly protein LptD; the protein is MLELKRKAIIISLGLVAFLLIGTVGCIQQRSKRSGKNPGTAKVSEGAAKKADVGRIPAKPDTISSDSTKLATSVADSIRTKNGLVISADSTASDTLSSPDDLENVVKYTAEDSTIMDVAVKQVHLYGNAEVNYGTINLKASYIRLNWITNEVYAIGTYDSTAKKMTGDPIFQDGAQTYNTKEIRYNFKSKKALIQGIVTSEGDGNIRGEKVKKDTEGNFYINHSMYTTCNLTHPHYYINAPKIKMVNQKQVISGPFNLVISDVPLPIALPFGFFPFPKKKEIGTSGILFPTYGEEPNGRGFYLRDGGYYFAISEFINAQVTGQIYTSGSWGLGVASTYSRRYQYNGNFALRVARNRSSDEVKRGANIGTTNDFSLVWSHAPKARGNSTFSANVNITSNTYNQNQVLETQKYISNVASSSVQYNRTMGQYLRGAASLRVNQNFGQNVPNSVPARKTGGVTNISSDFSFGVNQIAPFAMNGGRGRWFESFRLGMDFNGNYGLTNVLSAIDTSYTRLGFRVRNLRVDKNRVGQDTTVAFNVDNLSEIFKDAQFTGTYSIPISLPNFKILRFINLTPSMSLQGQVYTKQYQYTYVGGNNVRIDTLNKPGTQYSYSFGGGLNTRFYGTFVFGGKRLEAIRHTVIPSLTYSYTPDFTSSTYGFYQRVRYNAAGDTKNLSRFNGVGVGVSNGQATSIISFSLNNSFEMKLRSKSDTAAAQFEKVSLLDNLSLNGSYNLLADSLNLSNISVNANARIGKDLNLNFNMNLDPYAYVANPNIIGNQIGTKINKYSIAEGQGLAKLQSLGFTLGKSFSPKKSDKPKPTPGANSTATQEEREFVESNPELYVDFNVPWNVSLNYNFGLTKPGLSKATLIQALQMTGDLSLSKNFKLTINTGFDFTAFQPTITTLSLMRDLHCWDMSFNWTPFAGSASRVSNYNFILKVKSSILQDLKVTRRRSFRDLAGY
- a CDS encoding N-acetylmuramoyl-L-alanine amidase, with translation MLKILKTIIAASLLLVSLAFVIHEKPVVARVDTKVNTVVIDAGHGGKDPGTRGSVAREKDVALKVALELGRKIKEEDPDVKVLYTRSTDVFIELGERSAFANRNNADLFISIHCNATPRSSGARGTETYVMGLHKTEGNLEVAKRENSVILQETNYKQKYKGFDPNSPLAHIMLANYQSAFIYSSLKFADYVEKKFRTVSERESRGVKQAGFLVLWRAAMPSVLIETGFLSSSNEERYLNSEEGQEEVAKSIYQAFKIYKKEMDQ
- a CDS encoding MlaD family protein is translated as MKISKEVKVGIMAIFAIVLLYLGFHVLKGSDVFSRTYKYYVIYDNIDGLTASNPVLLNGLNVGRVQGITLLQNRQNKLLVTIDVQKGIVLPEGTLATLADGGLLGGKVIHITMGTSTRFLTDNDTLIGSKEAGISALLQEKALPLVTHADSLVRNLDVVAAGFKETGLILNQVLKNYDQTGNSLQGLLSENRKNLLAMTTNLNALSASLIETEKELKPLLAKTGTLADSLNALRLGETVQSANKTIGELRQILAGVQAGKGTAGKLVTDQTLYDNLNRTMISLNKLMTNFREHPKRYVHISVFGKKETGPAESVLDTATQIR